CTTCTACGGCGTCGTGCATAACTTCCGTGAAACGCTGGACCGGAATCAGAGTGATCAGGATATCCTGGACGCGTACTCATACGTCGAACAGTATGGAGCCGATTTCATTCGAAGTTTCGCCGGCATGAAAAGCTCCGCCGGACGTGTCGTGCTGAAGAACATCGAAGACGGCATTTTCTCGCTTCGCAACGAACTGAATCTGTCCGGCAACACGAACTCCATCGACACGCGAGCATTGCTGCCGATCGCCGCGAATCTCGGAAATCTGGCCGATCATCTGAACTTCGACGTCAAGCACTGGCTGGAACGCAGCAATGAGTCCTTCCGCACCGATGCTTTGCAGGCGTCAGCTCTGTTCGCTCAGCGATCGCAGGGACTTCAGCAGTTCCTGCAATCCCGGCCAATGGCATCCGATCTGAACCGTGAAGTGGCGAATCTGTACGAAGACTGGAGGCGGGTCTATCAGTACCTCAGCCGCTGCAATACGGAAGACCGCCAGCACATCGCCTACCTGGCTCGCGACATCAGCGACGCGATTCTGCAATTGCGAGCTCCGCTGGATCTGGCACAGCGATAACATGCTGATACAGAACTGATCCGGGACTAGGTGATTTGCCGATCCGGATCAACCGGGAATTCTGACCGGGCTGAGCCGCCGTGTTTTGGTGGCTCAGCCCGCTTTTCTGCGCGAACGAATGATGGACGCCGTGTCCGGGTGATTCACGCGATCAGAGTTTCCTGCCGTAAGGCGTCTTGGAAACGGAGGCGATGTCAAATCAGCGAAATGCACGCTGTACGACCCGACTCCGATTCCGTCGCTGCAATTCGACGGGATCGGAGTCCCGTCGTACATACCCGTGAATAATCCGGGCATGGGTTCAGAAACCGCCAAAACCGCCGCCGCCCATTCCTCCCATGCCGTGCGTTTCAAGTGACCCGTCGCCGTTTTCAACCCGGCGGATCACGTCTTCAATCGTGCGGTGATGCCGCTTCTGCTGAGTGATCAGCAGGACTGTCTGTTCGACAAGTTGCGACGATGACGTTTCTCCGAGGTCGTCCGTGATGAGCGACTGCCCGCCGTTGATCGACCGGATCGTGCCCGGCGCGTCGGGGTGTGCGTCTGATTTCCAGGTCTCTGCTGCGACCAGCTCAGGCAGCAAAGTCGCCAGGGACTCGGCCACGGGAGTCTGCACGCGGTAGTAGCGAGTGTCGATTTCGTCGTCGGGGTCGGCCTTTTTTCGAGGCCGAGAGACCTTCAGAGCCGCGCGGTAGGATTCCAGCAGGTTCAGGACCTCGCCATGCGATTTCATGGTTTGCCGAATGACGAGCGCTCCGTGCGACGCGGCCTTCAGATCACCGCCGCTGGTTCTGTCGCTCCAATTGGCCGATGTCTGCGACACCAGCGCCGAACGCAAGGCAAAGGATTCGGAATCGTCACGACAAAGGTCTCTCACGTCATAGACCGCCGTCAGCATTTCACCTTCCGCCTTTTTTTCACTGGTGATCCACAGCACTCCGTCGCGCATCGCCCATGTCAGCTTCAATGGAGACAGCATGACATGCAGAACCGTGCTGAGTTGACGATCCGCCAGTTTCAGCGAAATCGGTTCACGCTCGCGAATGCGGGCGTTTCGAAGTTCCGTCAGATCCAGTCGAATGTCGATGCCGGTCTGCTGAGCCAGTTCCGCAACGGCTGTTGTCAGAGGGATGTCGGAATAATCGACGCTGGCGTTTTCGTTGAGTCGCTGTCGCAGCAGTTCATGTACCGGCGGATCAAAGATAAACGTGCGACGACCGTGCTGCTTCAACGCGGACAGCAGTCCCCGCAGCCGGCGATGAATCTCATCGTTGTGCCGCACGAACAGCACGTCGCCAAGCCATTCGACGGTGCCAGACGTTGAATTGCCTTCGTCCCAGTTGCCACCGAGTGTTTGTTCAATCACCAGAGACAACGTCTGCGGCTCGAAGCCGGAATCCAGCAAATCGGCGACGGAATACGACATCGTCGACAACCGCGACTCAGCGGCTCTTTCCGATGTAATCATGATGATGTTGTCGTCCACGAACCATGCCAGACCGAGCACCCGGAGTCGATTCAGGACGAAGTAAACCGGCTCGTTATTCAGTTCGTCACTCACCGGTTCACCCGGCACGATTCCCTGACTGTCGAGTGCTGCCTTGTCGAACATCACCGGCAATCCGGTTGTCGTGCGGACCCACTCGGCAATCTCCGCGAGCGACGAATCCGTGAGATCAACCGTGGCATTCACCGAAAGCTGCTCCGGCATCAGCGTCGCCGGATCGACGGTGATCGGCTCATCAGCGATAACGATCGCCGGAGGCTTTTCCGCCGTGTTGTCGTCCTGCGAATGTGCTGACACCGCTGCAGCGACGCCGGCGATAAGTGGCAGAATAAGCGTCGACAGCCGGCGACCGCTCGTTTTCCAACAGTGCTTCATCTCCATGTTCTGCTCCCCTCGATTTGGCCCTTGAACGACAAACCAACGTCACGGCTGTCACTCTACGATCACGCCTGGGAGCGGGCAACGACCGATTTTTGTCCGGGAGCCGGCAAACCGCGGATTTCAGAGAACGTTGCCGTCCTGCCGGTCACCGACATCGCCGGCAATCGACACCGGGCGATCTCTGGACACAGGGACAACGAAACGACCGTAGACCCGCAGATGGCGAAACCAGGCGGCGTGATAGCCGAATGCCACCAGACAAGAGACGACCAGAAAGACCAGACTCCCAAATACTCCGAAACGATCAAAAGTGAAAATCATCCCGCCGCCGAAAGCTCCCCCGATGAAGAATCCCAATCCAAACCAGAGGGACATTGCTGCGATCTGCGTTCGGAATCGCGACCCGCATGATCGGCATCTGAACCGGATCGGGGAAACCTGAAAGAAGGTCCGCCAGAACGTGACGGGGGCATGGCAGTTCGGACATTCCGTTATCGGAACCAGCTCCGTTGGCGCGACGATGCTTTCATCGACATCATTCCGATTTGGAGACGCATACGGATTGTCGTTTTCCATCGCTGCTCCGGCCTGAAATACTCTACCGAGACTGCTGTTCGCCTCTCTGGCTCGTCCGGGGAATCGGAGTGTCGCCGAGAGTCCGCTTGCGGGAGCCGCACACAATCGCTGCCACGAATAACGCTTGTGCGCCGCAATGATCTTTTGGCGACGAACAGACGTCAGCGTTGTGCCTGAATGCTGATGCCCGGAGGGCAGGTACAACCTTTGCCGGAGCCGGCAGGCTCCGGTAGCCGGCACCTTCGCGCCTGCAGCCTGCAGACCTGAAGGGCCGACACATGCGCCTTGCGCGATTCTGTGTCGCCCGTCCCGGGGCTTGGGCCAAGAGCTCAGCGCCTGACCGGTGGCTCACGCCACCGGCTAACGGTATGTCGGCCCGCCGGGCCTGAAACGCATTTCGATCGACACCCCCATTTCCAGGTGTACCACCGTTCTTTATCCTGCCGCTGCCGGTTTCTGTTTCCGGAATCTGAACAGACTATTCCATGCTGCGAGTTCTGCGAATTCAATTCTTCGAACTGCCGATGTCCACGCGTTTTCCGTTTCGGTACGGAATCGCGACGCTGACAAGGCTGCCGCATCTTTTTGTGCAGGCCGAAGTGGAATTCTCCGGACAGCATTCTTCCGTCACTTCAATTGGCCTGAGCGCTGACGGGTTGCCTCCGAAGTGGTTCACGAAAGATCCGGACACGTCGTTCGAAGATCACGATCTTCCCGAAATGCAGCGCGTCATTCGGAATGCCGCGGAAGTGGCCGTGGATGCTGGTGCGCAGCCGACGTTTTTTCACTGGTGGCGGGAACTCTATGACGCTCAGTATCACTTCAGCCAGCAACAGCAGATTGCGCCGCTGTTGATCGGTCTGGGCGTGAGCCTGATCGAACGCGCCGTTCTGGACGCCTTCTGCCGCGCGAACGGCGTAACCGTCCATCGGGCACTGCGCGACAATCTGCTGAACGTGGAACTCGGCGCGATTCGGCCGGAATTGACGGGAACGCAGCCCGCGGATTTCCTGCCCGCTGCGCCGCTGACTCAAGTGACGGTGCGGCACACGGTGGGAATGGCTGACCCGCTGACGGATGATGAAATCCGTGACGACGAACGTCCGGATGACGGCCTGCCGCATTCGCTGACGGAGTGCATTCGGACGTACGGCCTGACGCATTTCAAAGTCAAGCTGTTCGGCGACCGTGAACGCGACCACGATCGGCTGTCTCGTCTGGCGGAAATCTTCGCGCGCGAAGTCGGGACGGCACTGAAACTCAGCCTGGACGGCAACGAAAACTTCAGCGACATCGGCACTCTGCGTGAACACTGGGATTCTCACCGGACCGATCCGCGTCTGAAAGCGATGTTCGACCGGTCGCTGCTGTTTGTCGAACAACCGCTGCGCCGCGATCGGACATTTGACGAAAAGGTCGGGGAATCGATCGCGTCGTGGCCGAACGCTCCACCGCTGATCATCGATGAATCAGATGCGGAACTGCACAGTCTTCCCGACGCGCTGCGGCTGGGATACCGCGGAACGAGCCATAAGAACTGCAAGGGAATCATCAAGGGGCTGGCCAACGCGGCCACGATCGCGGCCGTGAATCGCGGTCGTGCAACCTGCGCGAGTTCGGCGATTCTGTCGGCGGAAGATCTCGGTAACGTGGGACCGGTGGCGTTGCTGCAGGATCTGGCCGTCGTGGCGACACTTGGCATCCGCCATGTCGAACGCAACGGCCACCACTATTTCGCGGGACTGAGCATGTTTCCGAGACAGGAGCAGGAACGCGTGCTGAGGTGCCATCCGGACTTGTACACTCGCCATCCGTCCGGCTTTCCGACTCTGGCGATTCGCGACGGGATGCTGGCACTCACCAGCGTCGTCGAAGCTCCGTTCGGAATCGCCGAGCACCCGGACGTGTCGGCATTTACCTGAATCAGCGGCAAAGCGGAACGTGCCACCGGAACGAAACGGCGTCGGCGGTGTTCCGCTGTGTGAGCGACACCATCCGGTGCGTGCGTCATCGCTCGTCACGTCCGTCTGCCGAGCGGGCTTCCGTCAAAGTAGAGAAGCCGGATGCGCCGACGAACGCCGCCACGGCGATTGAATGCGGTACCGTCTGCGTGGCGGATTTTTGTTCCGCCGTTTCGAATTCTTCGAATTCAGCGTTCGCCAGTTTATTTCGGCCGCAGCGTGAGGACCAGGTCATGTCCCAGCGCTGCGGCGATGGCGTGAAGTTTGTCAAACATCATTGGCCGCGTCCGATTTTCAAACTGAATGATTGATTGCGGTGCGACCTCGGACGCCTTTGCCACCTGAGCCACCGACATCCCTTTTTGTTCACGCAGCGACTGGAATTCGTCGGCCAGTTTCGCCAGCGCCATTTCGGCCGCGGAGATCCTTGTTCGCCGGACATGTCGACTGACCGCAGGCGACACTTTCGCGTTTCGCCCTCCGATGATGCCCGCCGACTTCCGACCATTGGTTGCCGACTTGTTATCGCCCTTGGCTGCCTTGCCCGCGGCGTGCTTCTTTTTGGGGGCCATGTGGGTCCTCCGACTTGCTGTCCAGCGTGATGATGACTCTGATGTCTTGAGGGGACTCCGCATCCTGCAAAAGCCATCGTGATGCCGGGCATCCTCACGGCGCGGAGTCCGAGCGCCCGGCCTGACCTGAAACTCATCGACAACGG
The Planctomycetaceae bacterium genome window above contains:
- a CDS encoding helix-turn-helix transcriptional regulator, with protein sequence MAPKKKHAAGKAAKGDNKSATNGRKSAGIIGGRNAKVSPAVSRHVRRTRISAAEMALAKLADEFQSLREQKGMSVAQVAKASEVAPQSIIQFENRTRPMMFDKLHAIAAALGHDLVLTLRPK